In one Pseudomonas fitomaticsae genomic region, the following are encoded:
- a CDS encoding DUF1127 domain-containing protein — protein sequence MNGLSDVRLTLHSQELEAGQQDNARNESMCNAPSGLSRWGLFWHRLHTRKALLRLTPEQLKDIGLTREQALEEGLKPFWRI from the coding sequence ATGAACGGCTTGAGCGATGTGCGGCTGACGTTACACAGTCAGGAACTGGAGGCAGGGCAACAGGACAACGCGCGCAACGAGAGCATGTGCAACGCACCGTCCGGCCTGAGTCGCTGGGGTCTGTTCTGGCATCGTCTGCACACGCGCAAGGCGTTGTTGCGCCTGACGCCGGAACAGCTCAAGGACATCGGGCTGACCCGGGAGCAGGCGCTGGAGGAGGGGTTGAAGCCGTTCTGGCGGATCTGA